Below is a window of Chloroflexota bacterium DNA.
CCGGGTCGTCCAGGTCGCCGAAGAAGCGCGCCTTGCCCGTGCAAGTTTGCACGCAGGCTGGCACGTATTCATCGGGACGAAAATCGCGGCCCTCGGCCTCGGCGCGTGCGCGCGCCTTGTGCAGCCGGTGAATGCAGTAGGTGCATTTTTCGACCACACCTTTAGGCCGTTCGGCCGGACCTTCGCTGGAGCCTGGGCCAGTCACCTTGTCAGGGGTGAGATGGTGGGCCAATTCTGGGCTCCAGGTTGGCTCGTACCAGTTGAAGTAGCGCACCCCGTAAGGGCAGGCAACGGTGCAGAAACGGCAGCCAATGCAGCGGTCATAATTCTGCCGCACAAGACCTTCTTCATCTTGGAAGGTGGCCTGCACCGGGCAGACTTTGACACAGGGCGGGTTTTCACAGTGCATACAGGGGCGCGTGAGATAACGCGTTTGCACGTGGGGATATTCGCCCGTCTCTTCGGTGGGATTGACGGGGTTGGGGAAGACATCATTCCACAGGATGGAACGCCCCATTTCAGCCTGTTCAGGTTCCACCACCGGGGTGTTATTCTCAAACCGGCAGGC
It encodes the following:
- a CDS encoding 4Fe-4S dicluster domain-containing protein; the protein is ACRFENNTPVVEPEQAEMGRSILWNDVFPNPVNPTEETGEYPHVQTRYLTRPCMHCENPPCVKVCPVQATFQDEEGLVRQNYDRCIGCRFCTVACPYGVRYFNWYEPTWSPELAHHLTPDKVTGPGSSEGPAERPKGVVEKCTYCIHRLHKARARAEAEGRDFRPDEYVPACVQTCTGKARFFGDLDDPESTVSVLASSPRAFRLLEDVGTHPKTVYLREG